A genomic segment from Desulfovibrionales bacterium encodes:
- a CDS encoding cytochrome c3 family protein, with translation MKKLAIVMAVIASFCLVAVAFAAEPDTVTISSKAYAKHTKGLVKFTHKKHAVDLKIGCTDCHHVYKDGKNTWKKGDAVKKCDSCHSVAKPMAQLSPQEKKQMASPELAFHKNCKECHMAAKKQGKKAPVACGECHGK, from the coding sequence ATGAAAAAACTAGCAATTGTTATGGCTGTAATCGCCTCTTTTTGTCTGGTAGCGGTGGCCTTTGCTGCAGAGCCGGATACGGTCACTATCAGCAGTAAGGCCTATGCCAAACATACAAAGGGCCTGGTAAAATTCACCCACAAGAAACACGCCGTTGATTTGAAGATCGGCTGTACCGACTGCCACCATGTCTATAAAGATGGCAAAAATACCTGGAAAAAGGGCGACGCGGTAAAGAAGTGCGATAGCTGTCACAGTGTAGCCAAACCCATGGCCCAACTCTCCCCACAGGAGAAGAAGCAAATGGCCTCACCGGAACTGGCATTCCACAAAAATTGTAAGGAGTGCCACATGGCGGCCAAAAAACAAGGCAAGAAAGCGCCGGTGGCCTGCGGAGAGTGCCACGGTAAGTAA
- a CDS encoding sigma-54 dependent transcriptional regulator, translating to MSDVPYSVLIVDDDVQMTIMLRKVLEKEGYDVETALDGQDAMANSAVGDIDLVITDIRMPGMDGLEFLKRIRENHQDVPVILMTAFGSIEAAVESMKKGAYHYIAKPFKTQQFLSVVQAALRERRLQLEVAGLRQEITKEFCFSNIIGKSPVMQELFSLIRRVARAKSTVIIYGKSGTGKELVARALHYNSPRADKPFVAFNCAAIPETLLETELFGHARGAFTDARHAKMGLFVEADGGTLFLDEIGDMPVSIQGKLLRAIQEREIRPVGATKDIKIDVRLVAATHHDLQQLLKEGKIREDLYFRLNVVPISLPELKDRKEDIPLLVRHFLKKHATENNQKPLGVSKEAMRILMEYAWPGNVRELENVLERAAILTEGPVIQTENLPEGLRSAPYASGKEIPITSSLENLEKKHIQDILNVTRGNQSEAAKILGIDRRTLYRKIKAYNLHIT from the coding sequence ATGTCTGATGTCCCCTATTCCGTACTCATCGTTGATGATGACGTGCAAATGACCATTATGCTCAGGAAGGTATTAGAAAAAGAAGGTTATGACGTGGAAACCGCCCTTGACGGGCAGGACGCCATGGCTAACTCCGCTGTGGGAGATATCGACCTGGTAATCACTGATATCCGCATGCCGGGGATGGATGGCCTGGAATTCCTAAAAAGGATAAGGGAAAATCATCAGGATGTCCCGGTTATACTTATGACCGCCTTTGGTTCTATCGAGGCCGCAGTGGAGTCCATGAAAAAGGGGGCTTACCACTACATAGCCAAGCCGTTTAAAACACAGCAATTCCTGTCTGTGGTACAAGCCGCCCTCCGGGAGCGAAGGCTCCAGCTTGAAGTAGCCGGCTTGCGCCAGGAAATAACGAAAGAGTTTTGTTTCTCAAACATTATCGGGAAAAGCCCGGTCATGCAGGAGTTATTTTCCCTGATCCGACGTGTGGCCAGGGCCAAAAGCACCGTCATAATCTACGGGAAGAGCGGCACCGGCAAGGAACTCGTGGCCAGGGCCCTGCATTATAACAGTCCCCGTGCGGATAAACCATTTGTCGCCTTCAATTGCGCGGCCATACCCGAGACCCTTCTGGAAACAGAGCTTTTTGGTCACGCCCGGGGGGCCTTTACCGATGCCAGGCATGCCAAAATGGGCCTTTTTGTCGAAGCAGATGGCGGGACCTTGTTCCTGGATGAAATTGGCGATATGCCTGTTTCCATTCAGGGCAAGTTGCTCCGGGCTATCCAGGAGAGGGAAATCCGGCCGGTAGGCGCGACGAAAGATATTAAAATCGACGTAAGACTTGTCGCGGCTACACACCATGATCTCCAACAATTACTTAAAGAAGGGAAAATACGGGAAGACCTCTATTTCCGGTTAAACGTAGTCCCCATAAGCCTCCCGGAATTAAAGGACCGCAAAGAAGACATCCCCCTGCTGGTGAGACACTTTCTTAAGAAACATGCCACAGAGAACAACCAAAAGCCGCTTGGTGTCTCAAAAGAAGCGATGCGCATTCTTATGGAATATGCCTGGCCGGGAAACGTCCGGGAGCTGGAAAATGTCCTGGAACGGGCAGCCATCCTCACCGAAGGCCCCGTGATCCAGACTGAAAACCTGCCCGAGGGTCTTCGCTCAGCCCCCTATGCGTCCGGCAAAGAAATACCCATAACTTCCAGTTTAGAAAATCTGGAGAAAAAACATATCCAGGATATACTCAACGTAACCCGCGGGAACCAATCGGAGGCTGCGAAGATATTGGGAATCGATCGCCGCACCCTTTATCGCAAGATAAAGGCCTACAATCTGCATATAACCTAA
- a CDS encoding BCAM0308 family protein, whose product KRRIAMDKSQHGRRRDKLVQEKRHDTYKEWGKWPEPTVCTECGSLFQDGRWSWEKPPKEANRVVCPACQRIADNYPAGYVEIKGNFFKQHREELLNLIHNEEELEKGEHPMERIMSIVDKDDHSLITTTGVHMARRIGEALSRAYQGDFSLQYGDAEKTIRVYWSR is encoded by the coding sequence AAAACGGAGGATTGCCATGGATAAAAGCCAACACGGTAGAAGAAGAGACAAGCTGGTCCAGGAAAAAAGGCACGACACTTACAAAGAATGGGGCAAGTGGCCGGAGCCGACGGTATGTACTGAATGTGGTTCCCTTTTTCAGGACGGGCGTTGGTCATGGGAAAAACCGCCGAAGGAAGCCAATAGGGTGGTCTGCCCTGCTTGTCAGCGTATCGCTGATAACTACCCGGCAGGGTATGTGGAGATCAAGGGTAATTTTTTCAAACAACACCGTGAAGAGCTGCTGAACCTCATCCATAATGAAGAGGAGTTGGAGAAGGGAGAACACCCCATGGAAAGGATCATGTCCATTGTTGATAAAGACGACCACTCTCTGATTACGACAACCGGAGTGCATATGGCCCGCCGTATCGGGGAGGCGCTGTCCCGGGCCTATCAGGGTGATTTTTCCTTACAGTACGGCGATGCCGAAAAGACTATAAGGGTTTATTGGAGCCGGTAA
- the mltG gene encoding endolytic transglycosylase MltG — protein MGVYVALFLAYQVFTFFYIPPERHAKSKVIYIRPKTKFLTISRQLEDEGIIRSSFKFAILAKLTGSVNRIRAGEYELSPSMLPWEVLKKLASGRVIQHMVTIPEGYNIYQIADTLAKEGLVKKQEFLARAFDQDIISSLGVEGSSLEGYLFPDTYEFWRDMQAEDVLRKMTNRFKKIYSQKYAEEAERQGLSMREVITLASIIEKETGIPGERRLISAVFHNRLRRGMPLQADPTVIYGIRDFNGNLTRKDLRTPTPYNTYIVKGLPPGPIACPGEAAIKAALNPVKKRVLYFVSKNDGSHYFSSTLEAHQRAVALYQKKPASDVPASDTTD, from the coding sequence GTGGGTGTATATGTTGCGCTCTTTCTCGCCTATCAGGTTTTCACGTTTTTCTATATCCCACCGGAAAGACATGCGAAGTCAAAGGTTATTTATATCCGGCCCAAGACCAAATTTCTGACTATTTCCCGTCAATTGGAAGACGAAGGCATTATTAGAAGCAGTTTTAAATTTGCCATATTGGCAAAACTCACCGGGTCAGTCAACCGGATAAGGGCCGGAGAATATGAACTAAGCCCGTCTATGCTCCCCTGGGAAGTGCTCAAAAAATTGGCTAGTGGCCGGGTTATTCAGCACATGGTCACTATCCCTGAAGGCTACAACATCTATCAGATCGCCGACACACTCGCTAAAGAAGGACTGGTAAAAAAACAAGAATTCCTGGCCAGGGCCTTTGACCAGGATATTATATCATCCCTTGGAGTTGAGGGGTCAAGTCTTGAGGGTTATCTCTTCCCGGATACCTATGAATTTTGGAGGGACATGCAGGCGGAAGATGTCCTCCGTAAGATGACAAACCGGTTTAAGAAGATATACTCACAGAAATATGCAGAAGAGGCTGAAAGGCAAGGTCTGTCTATGCGGGAGGTTATAACTCTGGCCTCCATTATTGAGAAGGAAACCGGTATCCCGGGCGAAAGGAGACTTATTTCGGCCGTCTTCCATAACCGTTTGCGTCGCGGCATGCCCTTGCAGGCAGATCCGACGGTTATTTATGGGATACGCGATTTTAACGGCAACCTCACCAGAAAAGATCTACGAACACCAACCCCCTACAATACATACATAGTCAAGGGATTACCGCCAGGCCCCATAGCCTGCCCGGGAGAAGCGGCAATTAAAGCAGCCCTTAATCCTGTAAAAAAAAGGGTTCTGTATTTTGTGTCCAAGAACGATGGTTCACATTATTTCTCAAGCACCCTTGAAGCCCACCAACGGGCCGTCGCCCTATACCAAAAAAAGCCTGCCTCAGACGTCCCGGCCTCTGACACTACTGATTAG
- the ruvX gene encoding Holliday junction resolvase RuvX yields MRIMCLDIGTKTIGIAVSDELGITAQPLKTLPRKTEEEDIDALKRLISELNVTEVVVGLPKKTDGSLGPAAVLVLEFAEKLKSAIPQPIHTWDERFSTVAVTRTLLAGDASRARRKKVVNHLAAAYILQGFLDSR; encoded by the coding sequence ATGCGCATTATGTGTCTGGACATAGGTACGAAGACCATAGGCATCGCCGTAAGTGATGAACTGGGCATTACCGCTCAACCGCTGAAGACCTTACCCAGGAAGACCGAAGAGGAAGATATAGATGCCCTGAAAAGGCTTATCAGCGAGTTAAACGTCACGGAAGTGGTCGTAGGGCTCCCTAAAAAAACGGACGGGAGCCTTGGACCAGCGGCGGTTTTGGTTCTGGAATTTGCAGAAAAGTTGAAATCGGCTATTCCGCAACCTATCCACACCTGGGATGAGCGTTTTTCCACAGTGGCAGTTACCAGGACACTTCTTGCGGGTGACGCCAGCCGCGCCAGGCGCAAAAAAGTGGTTAATCACCTGGCCGCAGCCTATATACTCCAGGGTTTCTTGGACAGCAGATGA
- a CDS encoding PAS domain S-box protein → MSATGTSNHLERTIVIIAVVVFFPTVLFLRYLHDTGITLSITKVFPPLHLVAEFLGVFVSISLFLLAWHTYPDRRDTFILSLGNAFLLVGLLSLLHIMHYQESLTPIKNNGLLNNPLCFYAMGQLLLPLGLLFSIFAVGRTFSTRRRLHYLLGVLVLLTLIVGAGSYLSCHRQIRLGEKAHQSALSPINADRLINRDFLTVPLYAVAMYLCYKKKLFTESKSNALFLGALALLAYSEALSSGLCFQCEDCPLINHNPFSHFFIIAAYGTIYWVVFVSSIRYPYKTLYAVKEDLSEKYQELSAALEMLKQSEERYRLLVENSNDLIYTLDSYSRITFVNQNISVLTGYTPAELRGKSVFDILTPESQKKAIAQIRTLVKTSRALVEDLEILAKNGGGKTIMVNIQPIHDAEGKITGFQGIARDISERRQQREQMIHSEKLATVGLIASGIAHEIGTPLNIISGNAEFLLADLPDQHPMREELETIIDQCQRISDQVKNLLDFARPSSLEFAPLNINEIIHDTLRLLKHMIKPGHNIQLNLTPDLPPLMGDKYRLRQLFTNLLLNAFQSMPTTGSLQINTALLSASTASRIETPCICIQIKDSGRGIEKENLKSIFDPFFTTKAMGQGTGLGLAVCLRIVKDHAGGIEVESEVNRGATFTIHLPLRAPLKDSGTEETISHV, encoded by the coding sequence TTGTCAGCTACAGGGACTTCAAATCACCTGGAGCGGACTATAGTTATTATAGCCGTAGTCGTCTTTTTCCCTACTGTCCTCTTCCTACGCTATTTACATGATACCGGGATTACGCTATCAATAACAAAAGTATTCCCCCCCCTGCATCTCGTTGCTGAATTTTTAGGTGTATTTGTCTCCATATCCCTTTTTTTGCTGGCCTGGCATACCTATCCCGACCGGCGGGACACGTTCATATTATCTCTGGGAAATGCCTTTCTGCTGGTTGGCCTTTTGAGCCTGCTCCATATCATGCACTACCAGGAAAGTCTTACCCCTATCAAAAACAACGGGTTACTAAACAATCCCCTTTGTTTTTATGCTATGGGTCAACTTTTGTTGCCGTTAGGTCTTCTGTTCAGTATATTCGCGGTGGGCAGGACATTTTCGACACGCAGACGTCTTCACTATTTATTAGGAGTTCTCGTTCTCCTCACTCTGATAGTGGGCGCCGGCTCGTACCTGTCGTGCCATAGGCAGATTCGCCTAGGCGAAAAAGCCCACCAATCTGCCCTCTCGCCAATAAATGCGGACCGCCTTATCAACCGGGATTTCTTGACCGTACCCCTTTACGCCGTGGCTATGTACCTCTGCTATAAGAAAAAACTGTTTACCGAATCCAAATCCAATGCCTTATTCCTGGGCGCCCTGGCCCTGCTGGCATACAGCGAGGCCTTGAGCAGCGGATTATGCTTCCAGTGTGAGGACTGCCCGCTAATAAATCACAATCCCTTTTCTCATTTCTTCATAATCGCGGCTTATGGCACTATCTATTGGGTAGTCTTTGTCTCATCTATTCGCTATCCGTATAAGACACTTTATGCGGTTAAAGAAGACCTCTCCGAAAAATATCAGGAACTTTCCGCCGCCCTGGAGATGCTAAAACAATCGGAAGAACGGTACCGCTTGCTGGTTGAAAACTCAAATGACTTGATATACACTCTCGACTCATACAGTCGCATTACCTTTGTAAACCAGAACATAAGTGTTTTGACCGGTTATACGCCTGCCGAGTTACGTGGTAAAAGTGTTTTTGACATCCTTACTCCGGAGTCGCAAAAAAAGGCCATAGCGCAGATCAGGACGCTGGTGAAGACCAGCCGTGCCCTGGTTGAAGACCTGGAAATACTGGCTAAGAATGGTGGGGGGAAAACCATTATGGTCAATATCCAGCCCATACATGACGCCGAAGGTAAGATAACCGGATTTCAGGGTATAGCCAGAGACATTTCCGAACGCAGACAACAACGGGAACAGATGATCCACTCCGAAAAACTGGCTACGGTGGGGCTTATTGCCTCGGGTATTGCCCATGAAATCGGTACGCCCTTGAACATTATCTCCGGTAACGCCGAGTTTCTCTTGGCCGACCTTCCTGATCAGCATCCCATGCGGGAAGAGTTAGAGACCATAATCGATCAGTGCCAGAGGATATCCGACCAGGTTAAGAATCTCCTGGATTTTGCCCGTCCTTCGTCCTTAGAGTTTGCCCCGTTAAATATAAACGAGATCATTCATGACACCCTCCGCCTTTTAAAACATATGATTAAACCGGGTCATAACATACAACTGAATTTAACCCCGGACCTGCCGCCCTTAATGGGTGATAAATACAGGCTGCGACAACTATTCACCAATCTCCTTTTGAATGCCTTTCAGTCCATGCCCACGACTGGGTCTTTGCAAATAAACACCGCTCTATTATCAGCATCCACCGCTTCCAGGATAGAGACGCCGTGTATCTGTATACAGATAAAGGATTCCGGTCGCGGCATTGAAAAAGAAAATCTAAAATCCATATTTGACCCCTTTTTTACTACCAAGGCCATGGGCCAGGGAACCGGTCTGGGACTGGCCGTTTGCCTGAGGATAGTCAAAGATCACGCGGGTGGCATCGAGGTAGAAAGCGAGGTTAATAGGGGCGCTACATTTACAATCCATCTTCCACTGCGTGCACCTCTGAAGGACAGCGGAACGGAGGAGACCATTAGCCATGTCTGA
- a CDS encoding FAD-linked oxidase C-terminal domain-containing protein: MISPATLSKIENIIGKKNLLTSQEDRICYAYDATNLFHMPDAVAIPGTAEEIEAIMQLANREKFPVTPRGAGTGMTGGALAINGGLVLALTRLNRILEIDTQNLIAVVEPGVITGDLQREAEKVGLFYPPDPSSLKFSTIGGNVAECAGGARAVKYGVTKDYVTGLEVALPTGGIIRTGARTRKGVVGYDLTKLFVGSEGTLGIITRIILKLLPLPEARKTLLAVFDRLDTAMQTVSGIISARIIPAALEFMDQTAISCVEDYLRLGLPREAGALLLIEVDGRKEAVEAEADTICQLCEKMGARDIRTAGNESEATLLWQARRAVSPALFKLKPHKISEDIVVPRSRIAEMVSRAKAIGTENGLIVLCFGHAGDGNIHINIMIDREDRVELQRAQRAKEQIFRTALELGGTLSGEHGIGITKSPFLGLELSPLAVETMKKIKAALDPKNILNPGKVFPY; encoded by the coding sequence ATGATTTCACCGGCTACATTATCTAAGATCGAAAACATCATCGGCAAAAAAAACCTCCTTACCTCTCAGGAGGATCGTATTTGCTATGCCTATGACGCTACCAATCTCTTCCACATGCCGGACGCTGTGGCCATCCCTGGAACAGCAGAAGAGATAGAAGCTATTATGCAACTCGCCAACCGGGAAAAATTTCCGGTCACACCCCGCGGAGCCGGAACCGGCATGACCGGGGGCGCTCTGGCGATAAATGGAGGACTGGTCCTGGCGCTCACCCGGCTTAACCGTATCCTGGAAATTGATACGCAAAACCTGATAGCGGTGGTAGAACCAGGGGTAATAACCGGTGACTTGCAAAGGGAGGCAGAAAAGGTCGGCCTTTTTTACCCCCCAGATCCATCCAGCCTCAAGTTTTCTACTATAGGCGGAAATGTGGCTGAATGTGCCGGCGGCGCCCGGGCCGTTAAGTACGGTGTCACTAAAGATTATGTAACCGGTCTGGAAGTGGCGCTGCCCACCGGCGGGATTATTAGGACGGGTGCGCGCACCCGAAAAGGTGTGGTGGGGTATGACTTAACCAAGCTCTTTGTAGGCTCTGAGGGGACACTGGGAATCATTACCAGGATTATTCTGAAGTTACTCCCTTTGCCGGAGGCCCGGAAGACCCTGTTAGCTGTATTTGACAGACTGGATACGGCTATGCAGACCGTCTCCGGTATCATCAGCGCCCGAATTATACCGGCGGCTCTGGAATTCATGGATCAGACCGCTATCTCCTGTGTTGAAGACTACCTTCGTCTAGGGCTACCCAGGGAAGCCGGGGCGCTGCTTTTAATAGAAGTGGACGGCCGTAAAGAGGCGGTAGAAGCGGAGGCAGACACAATCTGCCAACTATGTGAAAAAATGGGGGCCCGCGATATCCGGACAGCCGGAAACGAAAGCGAAGCAACCCTCCTGTGGCAGGCACGCCGGGCCGTCTCTCCGGCCCTGTTTAAACTTAAACCCCATAAAATAAGCGAAGATATTGTCGTCCCGCGCAGCCGCATAGCAGAGATGGTTTCCCGCGCTAAGGCCATAGGTACGGAAAACGGCTTAATCGTCCTCTGTTTTGGCCATGCCGGAGATGGTAATATCCATATAAATATTATGATCGACCGGGAAGACAGGGTTGAGTTGCAGAGGGCCCAAAGGGCCAAGGAGCAGATATTCCGAACCGCCTTAGAATTGGGAGGGACATTATCGGGTGAGCACGGCATCGGCATAACGAAATCACCCTTTCTGGGGCTTGAACTCAGCCCCCTGGCTGTCGAGACCATGAAGAAGATAAAGGCAGCGCTCGATCCTAAAAATATTTTAAATCCTGGAAAGGTATTCCCATATTGA